A part of Larkinella insperata genomic DNA contains:
- a CDS encoding chemotaxis protein CheB: protein MAKRDIIVIGASAGGVYALKELVAGLPADLEASIFIVQHVSPHSPSLLPKILAHVCKLPVSHPVDGELVQSGHIYVAPPDHHLLIEYDQVIVKKGPKENRFRPSIDALFRSAAYRYGPRVIGVVLTGLLDDGTSGLWTVKRLGGLGVIQSPDDAMYASMPQSVLEYVDVDHIAPVSELAELLVELTKQTAPEVPSLEEQETSRLEAEINIAAQDNAFQMGILNMGPLTPLTCPECNGSLVSIQEGKIIRYRCHTGHAFTASSLLAEVSKTVEDDLWRSVKSLEETVILLEQSGKVLVEGKNSEAAQDYFTKAQETRKRTDFLRNFIFEQQKFNS from the coding sequence ATGGCAAAACGGGATATTATTGTTATTGGTGCATCAGCGGGTGGCGTTTATGCGTTGAAAGAACTGGTGGCCGGTTTGCCGGCCGACCTGGAGGCATCCATCTTTATTGTTCAGCACGTTTCGCCCCATTCGCCGAGCCTGCTGCCTAAAATTCTGGCGCATGTGTGTAAATTGCCGGTGAGCCATCCGGTAGACGGCGAACTGGTTCAATCCGGTCACATCTACGTGGCCCCGCCCGATCATCACCTGCTGATTGAGTACGATCAGGTTATTGTGAAAAAGGGGCCGAAAGAAAACCGCTTTCGGCCTTCGATTGACGCGCTGTTTCGGTCGGCGGCCTACCGCTACGGTCCCCGGGTCATTGGAGTCGTGCTGACGGGGCTGCTCGATGACGGTACCTCGGGTTTGTGGACGGTGAAACGGCTGGGCGGGCTGGGCGTCATCCAATCCCCCGACGATGCCATGTACGCCAGTATGCCCCAAAGTGTGCTGGAATACGTCGATGTCGATCATATCGCCCCAGTATCCGAACTGGCGGAGTTGCTGGTTGAACTCACGAAGCAAACTGCTCCGGAGGTCCCTTCGCTGGAAGAGCAGGAAACCAGCCGCCTGGAAGCCGAGATAAATATTGCCGCTCAGGACAATGCCTTCCAGATGGGAATCCTGAACATGGGCCCTCTGACGCCCCTGACCTGTCCGGAATGCAATGGCAGCCTGGTAAGCATTCAGGAAGGCAAGATTATCCGGTACCGCTGCCACACGGGCCACGCCTTTACGGCCAGTTCGCTGTTGGCGGAAGTGAGCAAAACCGTCGAGGACGATCTGTGGCGGTCGGTCAAAAGCCTGGAAGAAACCGTCATTCTGCTCGAGCAATCGGGAAAAGTGCTGGTTGAAGGAAAGAACAGCGAGGCCGCCCAGGACTACTTCACGAAAGCCCAGGAAACCCGGAAGCGCACCGACTTCCTGCGGAACTTTATCTTTGAGCAGCAAAAGTTTAACAGTTAA